The Cohnella abietis genome has a segment encoding these proteins:
- a CDS encoding glycoside hydrolase family 5 protein yields the protein MFEKTKRELVKGFLRADGKKVVNGAGEEIVLTGWGLGNWLLSEGYMWLSYTGRFDRPRRMEEIIRELAGSEYAQSFWTRFRENYVTREDVKRMAELGYNSLRIPIGWRVLMEDEPGIAWKEEGFALIDRCLDWCEEFGLYAFLDIHGAPGGQTGSNIDDSVDDFPRLFTDEDSWNKCIELWKEIARRYRDRWIVGGYDLLNEPLRPGLWEDKHQSYLVQRLVAFYEEVIPQIRAIDPHHMLSVEGHHWATDMSVFYKKYDDNMVIHFHRYACMPSVESLREYLEVSERLDQPLWLGETGESIPEWYAALYPLAVSLDIGYNLWPWKKMECTNSPYSINKPEGWDEFLAYSQGGPRPGYVRVQQILDQFLENIKVENSVAHPVVTYATFRQPGCRVRGTDFDEFPGKGISFSGLRQEGNIYAYRTQTGMRINPISDTPAKKKFVFDSGWDLLALELEACEFASYTFSAIVEGCTVGLELICRADAQISVQQDGREVIVTDVSAGENVSKAVIAALQPADESVVRVSVLRGRIDLHAVCLDV from the coding sequence ATGTTTGAAAAGACGAAACGCGAGCTTGTCAAAGGATTTCTACGAGCAGATGGGAAGAAAGTCGTTAACGGAGCGGGCGAAGAGATTGTTCTTACCGGCTGGGGATTAGGTAATTGGCTGCTGAGTGAGGGGTATATGTGGCTGTCCTATACAGGCCGCTTTGATCGTCCTCGTCGGATGGAAGAGATCATTCGAGAGCTAGCTGGCAGTGAATACGCACAATCGTTCTGGACTCGCTTCCGCGAAAATTATGTGACTCGCGAAGATGTTAAACGTATGGCGGAGCTGGGCTACAACTCATTGCGCATCCCAATTGGCTGGAGAGTTCTAATGGAAGATGAGCCGGGCATTGCTTGGAAAGAGGAGGGCTTTGCCCTTATTGACCGGTGCTTGGACTGGTGCGAGGAGTTTGGTTTATACGCATTTCTAGACATACATGGGGCACCGGGTGGGCAGACGGGCTCCAACATAGACGATTCAGTTGATGATTTCCCACGTTTGTTTACTGATGAGGACAGCTGGAATAAATGTATTGAGTTATGGAAGGAAATCGCTCGTCGTTATCGTGATCGCTGGATTGTAGGCGGGTATGATTTGCTTAATGAACCTTTACGACCCGGCCTATGGGAAGACAAGCACCAATCCTATCTCGTACAGCGACTTGTCGCGTTCTATGAGGAAGTCATCCCTCAAATCCGTGCGATAGATCCTCACCATATGCTTAGTGTGGAGGGTCATCACTGGGCAACTGACATGTCGGTGTTCTATAAAAAATATGATGATAACATGGTCATCCACTTCCATCGTTATGCCTGTATGCCTAGCGTGGAGTCCCTTCGTGAATATTTGGAGGTGTCCGAGCGCTTAGACCAGCCGTTATGGCTAGGTGAAACGGGAGAGAGTATTCCCGAGTGGTATGCAGCATTATATCCACTAGCTGTCTCGCTGGACATTGGGTATAATCTATGGCCTTGGAAGAAGATGGAGTGCACCAATTCCCCGTATTCGATCAACAAGCCCGAAGGGTGGGATGAGTTCCTTGCTTACTCCCAAGGGGGACCGCGACCAGGATATGTACGGGTGCAGCAAATATTGGATCAGTTCCTAGAAAACATCAAGGTGGAAAATAGCGTGGCTCATCCGGTCGTAACCTATGCGACATTCCGTCAGCCGGGCTGCCGTGTGCGGGGTACGGATTTTGATGAGTTTCCAGGTAAGGGCATATCCTTCAGTGGTTTACGCCAGGAAGGTAATATCTATGCCTACCGCACACAAACGGGAATGCGCATAAACCCGATCTCCGATACGCCGGCCAAGAAAAAGTTTGTGTTCGACAGCGGTTGGGATTTACTCGCGTTGGAGCTGGAAGCGTGCGAGTTTGCTTCTTACACCTTCAGTGCCATCGTCGAGGGCTGTACTGTTGGGTTGGAACTCATATGTCGCGCGGATGCACAGATTTCTGTCCAGCAGGATGGGCGTGAGGTAATTGTGACAGACGTATCTGCCGGAGAAAATGTCTCCAAAGCCGTCATTGCAGCTCTTCAACCAGCAGATGAATCAGTGGTTAGAGTGAGCGTCCTGCGCGGCAGAATAGATCTGCATGCTGTTTGTCTTGACGTTTAA
- a CDS encoding AraC family transcriptional regulator produces MNRLLSQSVNFQTLAPYVRYIQEISDDDDYRVPPRVIYDHEIIYVLKGQCEYTIEGQPYLLQAGDIHLMLPHVRHSCRVPAQQVFHYFAVHFDPIYMGEELDFSADDVYLQHDYQRLDRIPDREDLSERPKTEWGEVSFPYVMSARNPKAYAALFRRMLKTFADKRYGYQLALRSCLLEVLSLMVSDLAMEKEEERAAPIRSEIAQVINEMELHYSKPLHLEGLAELVFLAPNYLRNLFKQETGRTPVEYLTHIRLGKAKEMLLTEPYTIGEIAEKIGYPDIHHFSKLFKKFEGLSPKHYRETLQRYSPNSK; encoded by the coding sequence TTGAATCGATTACTGTCGCAATCTGTGAACTTCCAGACGTTAGCCCCTTATGTTCGATATATTCAGGAAATTTCTGACGACGATGATTACCGAGTTCCTCCCCGAGTTATATATGATCATGAAATTATCTATGTGCTGAAGGGTCAATGCGAGTATACGATTGAAGGACAGCCTTATCTGCTTCAAGCAGGGGACATCCATCTGATGCTTCCCCATGTCCGGCATTCCTGCCGAGTTCCTGCTCAACAAGTCTTTCACTATTTTGCGGTGCATTTCGACCCGATCTATATGGGAGAAGAACTGGACTTTTCCGCTGATGACGTCTATCTTCAGCATGATTATCAGCGATTGGATCGAATTCCGGATAGAGAGGACTTGTCAGAACGACCGAAAACCGAGTGGGGAGAAGTTAGCTTTCCTTATGTTATGAGTGCTAGGAATCCGAAGGCGTATGCCGCTTTATTTCGCAGAATGTTGAAAACGTTTGCTGATAAGCGTTACGGTTATCAGCTTGCTCTGCGTTCATGTCTCTTGGAAGTTCTATCGTTGATGGTAAGTGATCTTGCTATGGAAAAAGAGGAGGAAAGGGCAGCTCCAATACGATCAGAGATCGCTCAGGTTATTAATGAAATGGAGCTTCATTACTCTAAGCCGCTTCATCTCGAAGGGCTGGCAGAATTAGTTTTCTTGGCACCCAACTACTTGCGGAATTTATTCAAGCAAGAGACGGGACGCACTCCCGTTGAATATTTAACTCATATACGTTTAGGTAAGGCCAAGGAAATGCTGCTCACGGAGCCTTATACGATTGGTGAGATTGCGGAGAAAATCGGCTATCCGGATATTCATCATTTTAGCAAATTGTTCAAAAAATTCGAAGGCTTATCTCCCAAGCACTATAGGGAAACCTTGCAAAGATACTCCCCTAATTCCAAGTGA
- a CDS encoding glycosyltransferase WbsX family protein, whose product MNDSIKRPYEIAVYYFPNYHVDPRNEKWHGAGWTEWELVKQARPRFPGHQQPKVPLWGYLDESKPETAEKQIATAADHGIDAFIYDWYWYEDGAYLNGALDKGYMHAANRDRLKFALMWANHDWLNIHPYKRSTDPTVLAPGTVNHDTFETATDHIISHYFSQSTYWRVEGGLYFSVYELMRLVEGLGGIEKTAEALLSFREKTRKAGLGELHLNAVVWGIQILPGETAVSNPNEMLEKLGFDSVTSYVWIHNIPFERFPEVPYSEFGDKAVKDWSRLKGEYKLPYYPNVTMGWDSSPRTVQTDVYDEVGYPFMSTLSENTPEQFERYLLEAKQFLDHETNKSRILTINAWNEWTEGSYLEPDTVNGMGYLEAIRAVFGVSRNK is encoded by the coding sequence ATGAATGATTCTATAAAGCGTCCTTATGAGATTGCCGTTTATTATTTTCCCAATTATCATGTAGATCCTCGTAACGAGAAGTGGCATGGAGCAGGCTGGACGGAGTGGGAGCTAGTGAAGCAAGCCCGTCCACGTTTTCCAGGACATCAGCAGCCCAAAGTACCTCTGTGGGGTTACCTGGATGAGTCCAAGCCCGAAACAGCGGAGAAACAAATTGCAACCGCAGCGGATCACGGGATAGATGCATTTATCTATGATTGGTACTGGTATGAAGATGGTGCTTATTTGAATGGCGCTTTGGATAAAGGTTACATGCATGCGGCTAACCGAGATAGATTAAAGTTCGCTTTGATGTGGGCTAATCATGACTGGCTTAATATTCACCCTTACAAAAGAAGCACAGACCCAACCGTTCTAGCACCGGGCACCGTTAATCATGATACCTTTGAAACGGCAACAGATCACATTATTTCTCATTATTTTAGCCAGTCCACTTATTGGCGGGTTGAAGGAGGGCTGTATTTCTCCGTATATGAGCTAATGAGGCTAGTAGAGGGATTGGGCGGTATCGAAAAGACGGCAGAAGCTCTACTTAGCTTTCGTGAGAAAACAAGAAAGGCCGGCTTAGGCGAGCTTCACTTGAATGCAGTTGTTTGGGGCATACAAATTCTACCTGGAGAGACAGCGGTCAGTAATCCCAATGAGATGCTAGAGAAGCTGGGATTTGATAGTGTTACTTCATATGTGTGGATACACAACATTCCATTCGAGCGTTTTCCGGAAGTTCCCTATTCAGAATTTGGCGATAAAGCCGTAAAGGATTGGTCGCGTCTGAAGGGTGAATATAAGCTTCCCTACTACCCGAATGTAACAATGGGCTGGGATTCAAGTCCACGTACTGTGCAAACTGACGTATACGATGAGGTGGGCTACCCCTTTATGAGTACTTTGTCAGAGAATACCCCAGAGCAGTTTGAGCGATATTTACTTGAAGCGAAGCAATTCCTTGATCATGAAACGAATAAATCGAGGATTCTAACGATCAATGCTTGGAATGAATGGACAGAAGGCAGCTATCTTGAGCCCGATACTGTTAATGGGATGGGATATTTGGAAGCGATACGAGCTGTTTTCGGAGTCTCTAGGAATAAATAA
- a CDS encoding acyltransferase family protein: MNNNVELPPRGLEGSKPKERSITIDALKGFAIILVVIGHAIQYGSHDVFDFFGHPLFQIIYSFHMPLFILLSGYVAYFSIGNKSNKSIVTSRINTLLIPFLCWGVVEFLVGAILMDNSLIKLPKYIVALIIFPDRGLWFIWVLLILYILLLLIRKFEHKLRVGSYLVIYGVILLIPVNKYFDLYMIKWLMPFFLAGYLISKYKSNMQRALPYIKIASLIVFPVLMLFWEQKDYIYVSKMTLSSGIASTIADYAYRYTVAAAGIALAFTLISFIKARNINKWLAYVGMYSLDIYAIHLIAAHYLGDFPTLASNSYLFNAVYVPAVSIILLALSILLSKFVIKRNMTLSRLLLGSKVRLRQEPKENLSHAGTR; encoded by the coding sequence TTGAATAACAATGTAGAGTTGCCACCTAGGGGACTAGAAGGTTCAAAGCCGAAAGAGCGCAGTATTACTATCGACGCCCTGAAGGGATTCGCGATCATCTTAGTCGTCATAGGACATGCCATACAATATGGATCTCATGACGTTTTCGATTTTTTTGGTCACCCTCTATTTCAAATCATATATTCCTTCCATATGCCCCTCTTCATTTTACTCAGTGGATACGTCGCCTACTTCAGCATTGGAAACAAATCAAATAAGTCGATAGTAACAAGTAGAATAAACACCCTTCTCATCCCTTTTCTATGCTGGGGAGTGGTAGAGTTTTTGGTAGGGGCTATCCTAATGGACAATTCTTTAATAAAGCTTCCTAAATATATTGTTGCTCTTATCATTTTTCCTGACAGGGGATTATGGTTTATATGGGTGCTGCTTATCTTATATATACTACTTTTGCTTATCAGGAAATTTGAACATAAATTAAGAGTGGGAAGTTACTTAGTCATTTATGGTGTCATTCTATTGATTCCTGTGAATAAGTATTTTGACCTGTATATGATCAAATGGCTAATGCCCTTTTTCCTTGCTGGCTACCTCATTTCCAAATACAAGTCGAACATGCAACGAGCGCTTCCTTACATTAAGATTGCTTCATTGATTGTTTTTCCTGTCTTGATGTTATTTTGGGAGCAGAAGGACTATATCTATGTTTCTAAAATGACTCTTTCAAGCGGCATTGCTTCTACTATAGCGGATTATGCCTATCGTTATACTGTAGCGGCTGCAGGAATCGCTTTGGCATTCACTTTAATATCTTTCATTAAAGCAAGGAACATAAATAAGTGGCTGGCGTATGTCGGTATGTATTCACTTGATATTTATGCCATTCATTTGATTGCGGCTCACTACTTAGGGGATTTTCCTACTTTGGCTTCGAACAGCTACCTTTTTAACGCTGTATACGTGCCGGCAGTTTCGATTATTTTACTAGCCTTAAGCATTCTCCTATCTAAATTTGTGATCAAAAGAAATATGACGCTAAGTAGATTACTGTTAGGTAGCAAGGTACGGTTAAGACAAGAACCTAAAGAGAATTTATCACATGCAGGCACCCGCTAA
- a CDS encoding ABC transporter permease: protein MAQLSIEGNTVKKKNSSSLFIRFLKQWEIQLMVLPGLILIFIFSYIPMYGVLTGFKDYNIIKGFVASPWVGFKHFELFFNSPDFSRVMRNTVLLSLLKFVIGFPAPILLALMLNEVKNMYFKRIVQTVSYLPYFLSWVIVAGFFTSMLATDNGSVNIALEKANLIDQPINFLSISNYFWTILITANVWKDIGFASIVYLAAIAGVDPHMYEAAEMDGASRLKQMFLITLPSIMPVVIIFMILAVGNLLNAGFEDILLLGVNPLLRDVSDVIDTYVYRVGIQNGRYAYATAVGLFKGIISVGMLVIANYLARRSGNSLW from the coding sequence ATGGCTCAGCTTTCTATCGAAGGGAATACGGTTAAGAAAAAGAACTCAAGCAGCCTATTCATCCGGTTTCTGAAGCAATGGGAAATTCAGCTCATGGTGCTTCCTGGGCTAATACTTATCTTTATATTTAGCTACATTCCGATGTATGGGGTACTTACGGGGTTTAAGGATTACAACATTATCAAAGGTTTTGTTGCTAGCCCGTGGGTTGGATTCAAGCATTTCGAGCTGTTCTTTAATAGTCCCGATTTTTCGAGAGTTATGCGTAATACAGTGCTGTTGAGTCTTCTAAAGTTTGTTATTGGTTTTCCTGCACCCATACTATTAGCGCTTATGTTAAATGAAGTTAAAAATATGTATTTCAAGAGAATTGTACAAACTGTCAGCTATCTTCCTTACTTTCTTTCTTGGGTTATTGTAGCAGGCTTTTTTACTTCAATGCTGGCCACTGACAACGGAAGTGTGAATATAGCGTTGGAGAAGGCCAATTTAATTGACCAGCCCATCAACTTTCTCTCGATTTCTAATTATTTCTGGACGATCCTGATCACGGCAAATGTCTGGAAGGACATTGGCTTCGCCTCAATCGTCTATCTGGCTGCTATCGCAGGAGTTGATCCCCACATGTATGAAGCGGCGGAAATGGATGGGGCGAGCAGGCTCAAGCAGATGTTTCTTATTACGCTACCCTCTATCATGCCAGTCGTTATTATTTTCATGATATTAGCCGTTGGAAATCTATTGAATGCAGGGTTCGAGGATATATTGCTTCTTGGTGTAAATCCTCTTCTCCGAGATGTGTCGGATGTCATAGATACATATGTGTACCGAGTCGGGATCCAGAATGGTAGGTATGCATACGCAACTGCAGTTGGCTTGTTTAAGGGAATCATCAGTGTTGGAATGCTAGTTATTGCTAACTACTTGGCTCGTAGATCTGGAAATAGCCTTTGGTAA
- a CDS encoding carbohydrate ABC transporter permease has product MKRLGYGDRTMVIIIYILLMMLAFTTFYPFWNAFIISFNEGKDTALGGVTFWPRQWTWENYETVFKDKRLIGAFSITVLRTVVGTITSIFATSIFAYGMTHKELIGRNYYMVICIITLYFGGGLIPTYLLIRGLGLDNSFWVYIIPSLISVWNMIIFRTFFNSLPDGLQESAKIDGCGSWGTYFRIVLPLSGPVVATLALFTAVYHWNEWFLPSIYVTNEDLIPIQTLLKQVLNTNIVTANTSSLDTASLAILGKMQSITSKSLSMAIMMVATLPIVCIYPFLQKYFVKGVLVGSLKE; this is encoded by the coding sequence ATGAAAAGACTTGGCTATGGTGATCGTACGATGGTAATTATCATTTATATTTTGCTGATGATGCTCGCCTTTACAACCTTTTACCCATTCTGGAATGCGTTTATTATATCGTTCAATGAAGGCAAAGATACCGCGTTAGGCGGGGTTACCTTCTGGCCAAGGCAGTGGACCTGGGAAAACTATGAGACCGTGTTTAAGGATAAACGTCTCATTGGTGCTTTCTCCATTACAGTTCTGCGGACGGTTGTCGGTACTATAACCTCAATATTCGCTACATCGATTTTCGCATATGGAATGACACATAAAGAGCTAATCGGCCGCAATTATTACATGGTTATATGCATTATTACCTTATATTTCGGTGGGGGGTTAATCCCAACCTACTTGCTGATTAGAGGACTCGGATTAGACAACTCCTTCTGGGTGTACATTATCCCTTCATTAATTAGCGTCTGGAACATGATTATATTTCGAACCTTTTTTAATAGCTTACCTGATGGATTACAGGAATCAGCGAAAATCGATGGTTGCGGAAGCTGGGGAACGTATTTCAGAATTGTGCTCCCGCTCTCTGGACCGGTTGTTGCAACCTTAGCTCTTTTTACAGCAGTGTATCACTGGAATGAGTGGTTCTTACCTAGTATCTACGTTACCAACGAGGATCTGATCCCCATTCAGACGCTTCTGAAGCAAGTATTGAACACCAATATTGTCACCGCCAACACATCGTCACTGGACACAGCCTCTCTAGCGATATTAGGGAAAATGCAGAGTATAACCAGCAAATCACTTTCAATGGCCATTATGATGGTAGCCACTCTTCCCATTGTATGTATCTATCCGTTCCTGCAAAAGTACTTCGTCAAGGGTGTGCTAGTCGGATCCTTGAAGGAATAA